From a single Sphingobium sp. genomic region:
- a CDS encoding fatty acid--CoA ligase produces the protein MADVSDLLTFDEFLTHWGDERGGRLAMREEDRAYNYAELEERTARVATALLAMGLQKGDRIAWIGKNSDLYFTLFYGAARIGVVMAPIGWRLAAPEWAFILNDTQAKMLFFGPGFESAGTALDGLVEHIERVIPADEARALIENTARAPFEASGPDDAVLQLYTSGTTGNPKGAVLTNRNMFALRKQAHDAELAYTKWADDEVVLVAMPCAHIGGTGLGVMAIASGLPAYILGEFTPDGFFDAVETGGVTRLFIVPAALHILLQHPRCPTVDFSRLKYILYGAAPIPLELLRQCILMFKCEFIQAYGMTETTGTIVMLPPEDHDPNGNARMRSAGKALPGVELKIVDTAGNEMPAGEVGELWTRSSNNMAGYWNLPDATEKTMAEGGWIKTGDAGYLDEDGYLYIHDRVKDMIISGGENVYPAEVESAIYGHPDVLEVAVIGVPDPKWGEAVKAVCVPKPGATIDPDSIINWSRERIAGFKVPKSIDVIPALPRNASGKILRKDLRAPYWEGYERQVN, from the coding sequence ATGGCCGACGTTTCGGATCTGCTGACCTTTGATGAATTTTTGACGCATTGGGGTGACGAACGCGGTGGCCGACTGGCGATGCGCGAGGAGGATCGGGCGTACAATTATGCCGAGCTTGAAGAGCGGACGGCGCGTGTTGCGACCGCACTGCTGGCAATGGGTCTTCAGAAAGGTGATCGCATCGCTTGGATCGGCAAAAACAGCGATCTTTATTTCACCCTGTTTTACGGTGCCGCGCGGATTGGCGTAGTGATGGCACCGATCGGCTGGCGACTCGCTGCGCCCGAATGGGCTTTCATTCTCAACGATACCCAAGCCAAAATGCTGTTTTTTGGTCCCGGTTTCGAAAGTGCGGGCACTGCCTTGGACGGACTTGTTGAGCATATCGAGCGGGTCATTCCCGCTGATGAAGCGCGAGCGCTTATTGAAAATACAGCGCGTGCGCCATTCGAAGCGTCCGGTCCAGACGATGCGGTGCTGCAACTTTATACGTCGGGTACGACGGGCAACCCCAAGGGTGCTGTGCTGACCAACCGTAATATGTTTGCACTGCGTAAGCAGGCCCATGATGCCGAACTTGCCTATACCAAATGGGCAGATGACGAGGTTGTGCTGGTTGCGATGCCCTGTGCGCATATCGGCGGCACCGGGCTTGGAGTCATGGCGATCGCGTCGGGCCTTCCCGCCTATATCCTGGGCGAATTCACCCCCGACGGATTTTTTGATGCGGTTGAAACGGGCGGCGTGACCAGGCTCTTTATCGTTCCCGCTGCGCTCCATATTCTGCTGCAGCATCCGCGCTGCCCGACCGTTGATTTCAGCCGACTGAAATACATCCTTTATGGCGCAGCGCCGATCCCGCTTGAACTGCTGCGCCAGTGCATATTGATGTTTAAATGCGAATTCATTCAGGCCTATGGGATGACGGAGACGACGGGCACGATCGTGATGCTGCCGCCCGAAGATCATGATCCAAATGGCAATGCGCGGATGCGCAGCGCTGGCAAGGCGCTGCCCGGCGTTGAACTGAAGATTGTCGATACCGCCGGTAATGAAATGCCGGCAGGCGAGGTAGGCGAACTGTGGACCCGTTCGTCGAACAATATGGCAGGGTATTGGAACCTGCCCGATGCCACCGAAAAGACAATGGCAGAGGGCGGCTGGATCAAGACCGGCGACGCGGGCTATTTGGACGAGGATGGCTATCTTTACATCCATGACCGAGTGAAGGACATGATCATCTCCGGTGGGGAGAATGTCTATCCGGCCGAGGTAGAAAGCGCAATTTACGGCCACCCCGACGTTCTGGAGGTAGCAGTGATCGGTGTTCCTGATCCGAAATGGGGCGAGGCGGTCAAGGCCGTTTGCGTGCCCAAACCCGGCGCAACGATCGACCCCGACAGCATTATTAACTGGTCACGCGAACGCATTGCCGGGTTCAAGGTGCCGAAGTCGATCGATGTGATTCCGGCACTGCCGCGCAACGCATCAGGAAAGATCCTGCGTAAGGATTTGCGGGCACCCTATTGGGAAGGGTATGAACGTCAGGTCAATTGA
- a CDS encoding energy transducer TonB, producing MLLRIALSLSAALLTTAAIAEDAPANREIVVIGQSLKDTERAWQDCIARGCPPDQEIRAALAHAENQFITGDYRDAKTTINKTVGRNRKHGGQYPIEVSDLFRASSRISEHLGEADQFRLAVLDMRDTLREGLTEGDPRAMVAQIEVGDSRAKLGYPREAIRIYRDVAEKAFKAGQARVGTYADLRRYLLEYAVADESNYKADMDKALDGLQKMADGPPAGAEDFGLVAAVTLARLDRKAGNTDSTAAIVKRFADRGGANRPILLSAEPIKLPDTAGLDQKSGNVLAISQGNIEDRWIDVGFWVNANGLVSDAEVLRSSGNSRWSKLVIDSIASRIYAPLKSKGDAAAPGFYMIERYTFTARYMDEVTGTRIRQRSPVPRIERIDITPENYDQPFVAPTKTASEEAKPQS from the coding sequence ATGTTGCTGCGCATTGCCCTGAGCCTTTCGGCTGCTCTGCTGACCACTGCTGCCATTGCAGAAGATGCGCCCGCCAACCGCGAAATTGTCGTCATCGGACAGTCGTTGAAAGACACTGAAAGGGCATGGCAGGATTGTATCGCGCGCGGCTGTCCGCCAGATCAGGAAATCCGGGCAGCGCTCGCCCATGCGGAGAATCAGTTCATCACCGGCGATTATCGCGATGCCAAGACCACCATCAACAAGACGGTCGGCCGCAATCGCAAGCATGGCGGGCAGTATCCCATCGAGGTGTCGGATCTCTTCCGCGCCTCCAGCCGCATTTCGGAGCATCTTGGCGAAGCGGATCAATTCCGCCTCGCCGTTCTCGACATGCGCGACACGCTGCGCGAGGGCCTGACCGAAGGCGATCCGCGCGCAATGGTTGCCCAGATCGAGGTCGGTGACAGCCGCGCCAAGCTTGGATACCCGCGGGAAGCAATCCGCATCTACCGCGATGTCGCCGAAAAGGCCTTCAAGGCAGGGCAAGCTCGTGTGGGCACCTATGCCGACCTGCGGCGTTACTTGCTTGAATATGCCGTTGCCGATGAAAGCAATTACAAGGCCGATATGGACAAGGCGCTGGATGGCCTTCAGAAAATGGCCGATGGCCCGCCAGCAGGCGCCGAAGATTTCGGACTAGTCGCTGCTGTCACCCTCGCGCGTCTCGACCGCAAGGCCGGCAACACAGATTCCACTGCGGCAATCGTCAAGCGTTTTGCTGATCGCGGAGGTGCCAATCGACCGATCCTGTTGTCGGCGGAACCGATCAAACTGCCCGATACCGCAGGCCTCGACCAAAAAAGCGGCAATGTGCTGGCAATCAGCCAAGGCAATATTGAAGATCGCTGGATCGATGTCGGCTTCTGGGTCAATGCCAACGGCCTTGTCAGTGATGCCGAGGTGCTCCGTTCTTCGGGCAATAGCCGCTGGTCGAAACTGGTGATCGATTCAATCGCATCACGCATTTATGCGCCACTGAAATCCAAGGGCGATGCCGCCGCCCCCGGATTTTACATGATCGAACGCTATACCTTCACCGCCCGCTACATGGACGAAGTAACTGGAACCCGTATCCGCCAGCGTTCACCGGTTCCGCGGATCGAACGGATCGACATCACGCCTGAAAATTACGATCAGCCCTTTGTCGCTCCCACTAAGACCGCATCGGAAGAGGCAAAGCCGCAGAGCTGA
- a CDS encoding DUF5654 family protein — protein sequence MNPRAMIQTMISLASASLGLAAALAWNEAIKALLAEMHLGDSLGGLFAYAAVATLIAVAVLVWLGKIASRIGGEAAFEREAEG from the coding sequence ATGAATCCTCGCGCAATGATCCAGACGATGATTTCGCTTGCTTCGGCCTCGCTTGGCCTTGCCGCGGCCCTCGCCTGGAATGAGGCAATCAAGGCGCTGCTCGCCGAAATGCATCTCGGTGATAGCCTTGGTGGTCTTTTTGCCTATGCCGCGGTCGCCACGCTGATTGCAGTGGCCGTGCTGGTGTGGCTCGGTAAGATCGCCTCACGCATCGGCGGTGAAGCCGCGTTTGAGCGCGAGGCCGAAGGCTGA
- a CDS encoding DUF938 domain-containing protein: MTERPQPFILEAGGEAKRIAPATQRNREAIASVLRDILPAKGVVLEVASGTGEHVVHFAAAFPDLTWQPSDYDPAGLASIGAWSSESGLPNILSPLRIDASAADWPMTRAEAIICINMAHIAPWEASEGLFAGAARLLAPGAPLYLYGPYREAGIATAESNEAFDVSLKARNPAWGLRSVEQMNALAAHSGFALEARVEMPANNLSLFYKRLAD, translated from the coding sequence GTGACCGAAAGACCGCAACCCTTCATCCTTGAAGCAGGCGGCGAGGCGAAACGCATCGCCCCGGCAACGCAGCGCAACCGTGAGGCAATAGCGTCAGTTTTGCGGGATATCCTTCCTGCAAAGGGCGTTGTGCTCGAAGTGGCGAGCGGGACGGGCGAGCATGTTGTCCATTTCGCGGCCGCCTTTCCCGATCTGACTTGGCAACCAAGTGACTATGACCCGGCGGGCCTTGCGTCGATTGGGGCGTGGTCTAGTGAGAGCGGTTTGCCCAATATTCTGTCACCGCTTCGGATTGACGCCAGTGCAGCAGATTGGCCAATGACGCGCGCTGAAGCCATCATCTGCATTAACATGGCCCATATCGCACCATGGGAAGCGAGCGAGGGCCTGTTTGCCGGTGCTGCGCGATTGTTGGCACCTGGCGCGCCGCTTTATCTTTACGGCCCTTATCGTGAGGCTGGCATTGCAACCGCCGAAAGCAACGAGGCCTTCGACGTTAGCTTGAAGGCGCGCAATCCGGCTTGGGGGCTTCGCTCTGTTGAGCAGATGAACGCCCTTGCTGCGCATTCCGGTTTTGCTCTTGAAGCGCGTGTGGAGATGCCGGCTAATAATTTATCATTGTTTTACAAAAGACTTGCGGACTAA
- the gcvPB gene encoding aminomethyl-transferring glycine dehydrogenase subunit GcvPB, whose protein sequence is MSTINQSGWRPEMGANDSIATATFTGNRALMLEEALIFEIGDGGTTGVDIEAVPKVASRLGGLERNREIGLPGLSEPEAVRHYTRLSRQNYAIDLGLFPLGSCTMKHNPRLNEKVARMAGFADVHPLQPQETVQGALAAIQELAVWLIKLTGMYGVAMAPKAGAHGELCGILCIKAALEARGEDRPVILVPESAHGTNPATAAFAGFKVENIPATPQGRVDLEALKARLGPDVAGVMITNPNTCGLFERDMRRISDAVHAAGGYVYCDGANFNAIVGKVRPGDLGIDAMHINLHKTFSTPHGGGGPGSGPVVLSEALAPFGPIPFVAKMSDGSFKLVEEESASDMHPRTFGRMTAFHGQMGMFTRALSYILSHGADGLKQVAEDAVLNANYILRSLEGTLEAPFGASGPCMHEALFTDNGLAEGFTTLDVAKGLIDEGYHPMTVYFPLVVHGAMLVEPTETESKAALDQFIGALRSVAERAKGGDASLKSAPHFAPRRRLDETLAARKPVLVWKEPELAVAAE, encoded by the coding sequence ATGAGCACGATCAACCAGAGCGGATGGCGCCCCGAAATGGGTGCAAATGATAGTATAGCGACCGCGACCTTTACCGGTAATCGTGCGCTGATGCTCGAAGAGGCGCTGATTTTCGAGATCGGCGACGGCGGCACAACCGGTGTCGATATAGAGGCCGTGCCCAAGGTCGCATCGCGCCTTGGTGGGCTGGAGCGCAATCGCGAAATCGGTTTGCCGGGATTGTCTGAACCCGAAGCGGTACGCCATTACACGCGCCTGTCGCGGCAGAATTATGCCATCGATCTCGGCCTTTTCCCGTTGGGTTCGTGCACGATGAAACACAATCCGCGCCTGAATGAAAAGGTCGCGCGGATGGCAGGCTTTGCCGATGTACACCCACTTCAGCCGCAGGAAACGGTGCAGGGTGCGCTTGCCGCCATTCAGGAACTTGCGGTGTGGCTGATTAAGCTGACCGGGATGTATGGTGTCGCTATGGCGCCCAAGGCGGGTGCGCATGGTGAATTGTGCGGCATCCTGTGCATCAAGGCAGCGCTCGAAGCGCGCGGCGAAGACCGACCGGTCATCCTTGTTCCCGAATCGGCGCATGGCACCAATCCCGCAACGGCGGCCTTTGCTGGCTTCAAGGTCGAGAATATTCCGGCAACCCCCCAAGGCCGTGTCGATCTGGAAGCACTCAAGGCGCGGCTGGGCCCTGACGTGGCCGGGGTGATGATTACCAACCCAAATACCTGCGGCCTGTTTGAGCGCGATATGCGCCGCATTTCGGATGCGGTCCACGCGGCCGGAGGCTATGTTTATTGCGATGGCGCAAACTTCAATGCCATTGTCGGGAAGGTCCGCCCTGGTGATCTTGGCATCGACGCGATGCACATCAACTTGCACAAGACCTTCTCTACCCCGCATGGTGGGGGCGGCCCAGGTTCTGGTCCCGTGGTGCTGTCGGAAGCGCTGGCACCGTTTGGACCGATCCCGTTCGTTGCAAAAATGTCCGACGGTAGTTTCAAGCTGGTAGAAGAGGAGTCGGCGAGCGACATGCACCCGCGAACTTTCGGTCGCATGACCGCGTTCCACGGGCAAATGGGCATGTTCACCCGCGCGCTCTCTTACATTCTCAGTCACGGTGCCGACGGGCTGAAACAGGTTGCTGAGGATGCAGTGCTCAACGCCAATTATATTTTGCGCAGTCTGGAAGGTACGCTGGAAGCACCCTTTGGTGCGTCGGGTCCCTGCATGCATGAGGCACTGTTCACCGACAATGGCTTGGCTGAAGGTTTCACGACGCTGGACGTGGCCAAGGGACTGATCGATGAGGGATACCATCCAATGACTGTGTATTTCCCGCTCGTCGTCCATGGTGCGATGCTGGTCGAACCGACCGAGACCGAGAGTAAGGCCGCCCTGGATCAGTTCATTGGTGCGCTGCGTTCGGTGGCAGAGCGGGCCAAGGGAGGCGATGCCTCGTTGAAGTCCGCACCCCATTTTGCCCCGCGTCGCCGCCTTGACGAAACGCTGGCCGCGCGCAAGCCCGTGCTCGTCTGGAAAGAGCCTGAACTCGCGGTTGCCGCAGAGTGA
- the gcvPA gene encoding aminomethyl-transferring glycine dehydrogenase subunit GcvPA, which produces MRYLPLTDTDRQSMLATIGAATIDDLFADVPEEARLDGPIAGLPMHASEMAVERHFSALARRNMAAGHHPFFLGAGAYKHHVPASVDHLIQRGEFLTAYTPYQPEIAQGTLQMLFEFQTQVARLFSCDVANASMYDGSTACWEAIGMAGRITKRSKAVLSSGLHPHYVSVAQTMAHFTGDTLDTALPNFESTDTARLIAAIDGETSCVVVQYPDILGRIEDLSVIAQKSHEHGALLIAVVTEPVALGAIRAPGEMGADIVVGEGQSLGVGLQFGGPYVGLFACKEKFVRQMPGRLCGETVDAEGKRGFVLTLSTREQHIRREKATSNICTNSGLCALAFSIHLSLLGERGLRDLAALNHARAVQAADRMSRIPGVSLVNDSFFNEFTLKLPVNARDVVHIMAADKVLGGVSLGRLYPGVSGLEKGLVIAVTEVVSEEDIETLATALQRALAEGVQA; this is translated from the coding sequence ATGCGCTACCTACCCCTGACAGATACCGACCGGCAGTCGATGCTCGCCACCATCGGCGCTGCGACCATAGATGACTTGTTTGCGGACGTCCCTGAAGAGGCGCGTCTGGATGGACCGATTGCAGGCCTGCCGATGCACGCCAGCGAAATGGCGGTTGAACGGCATTTCTCGGCGCTTGCACGGCGCAACATGGCGGCCGGGCATCATCCCTTCTTCTTGGGAGCAGGGGCGTATAAACATCATGTGCCGGCGAGTGTCGATCACTTGATCCAGCGCGGTGAATTTCTCACGGCCTATACGCCATACCAGCCCGAAATCGCACAGGGCACGCTGCAGATGCTCTTCGAATTCCAGACGCAGGTCGCGCGGCTTTTCAGCTGCGATGTGGCCAACGCGTCGATGTATGATGGCTCGACTGCCTGCTGGGAAGCGATCGGCATGGCGGGACGCATTACCAAACGCAGCAAGGCTGTCCTTTCGTCCGGATTGCACCCGCATTATGTCAGCGTTGCGCAGACAATGGCACATTTCACCGGCGATACGCTGGACACTGCATTGCCCAATTTCGAAAGCACCGACACTGCACGCCTGATCGCAGCGATCGATGGCGAAACAAGCTGTGTCGTGGTGCAGTATCCGGACATTTTGGGGCGTATCGAGGATCTGTCGGTTATCGCGCAAAAGTCGCATGAACATGGTGCGCTGCTGATAGCCGTTGTGACCGAGCCTGTGGCATTGGGCGCCATCCGCGCACCGGGCGAAATGGGTGCCGACATTGTGGTGGGTGAGGGGCAGTCGCTGGGCGTCGGCTTGCAATTTGGTGGCCCTTATGTCGGCCTCTTTGCCTGCAAAGAAAAATTCGTTCGGCAAATGCCGGGCAGGCTGTGCGGTGAGACAGTGGATGCCGAGGGCAAGCGCGGTTTCGTGCTGACGCTTTCTACCCGTGAGCAACATATTCGCCGCGAAAAGGCGACGAGTAATATTTGCACAAATTCAGGACTTTGTGCGCTTGCCTTCAGTATTCATTTGAGCTTGCTTGGAGAGCGTGGCTTGCGCGATCTTGCCGCATTGAACCATGCGCGCGCGGTGCAGGCTGCCGACCGGATGTCCCGCATCCCCGGCGTTAGCTTGGTAAATGACAGCTTCTTCAATGAATTCACGTTGAAACTGCCGGTTAATGCGCGCGATGTCGTCCACATAATGGCCGCGGACAAGGTGTTGGGGGGCGTCTCGCTTGGCCGACTTTATCCGGGCGTGAGCGGGCTTGAAAAGGGGCTTGTTATCGCGGTTACCGAAGTTGTGAGCGAAGAGGATATTGAGACATTGGCGACCGCGCTTCAAAGGGCGCTTGCTGAAGGAGTTCAGGCATGA
- the gcvH gene encoding glycine cleavage system protein GcvH produces the protein MTRYFTDEHEWIEVEGTNATVGITDYAQSQLGDIVFAEVPAVGAELSKGGDAAVVESVKAASDVYAPVSGTVTEGNDALADDPALVNSDPEGAGWFFKIELSDPSELDGLMDAAAYKVFVDSL, from the coding sequence ATGACTCGTTATTTTACCGACGAACATGAATGGATTGAAGTTGAAGGTACCAACGCGACAGTTGGTATTACCGACTATGCACAAAGCCAGTTGGGCGACATCGTGTTTGCCGAAGTGCCTGCTGTCGGCGCAGAGCTGAGCAAAGGCGGCGATGCGGCGGTTGTGGAGTCGGTGAAGGCCGCGTCGGATGTTTATGCGCCGGTTTCGGGCACCGTGACCGAAGGCAATGATGCGTTGGCCGATGATCCGGCGCTGGTGAACAGCGATCCTGAAGGCGCTGGCTGGTTCTTCAAGATAGAGCTTAGCGATCCGTCGGAACTCGACGGGCTGATGGATGCTGCTGCCTATAAGGTATTTGTGGACTCGCTTTGA
- the gcvT gene encoding glycine cleavage system aminomethyltransferase GcvT, translated as MSDDTEILTLPLDGWHRAKGARMVPFAGYAMPIQYEGIMAEHLWTREHAGLFDVSHMGQLILSGDDVAGALERLVPGDVSALKEGRMRYSLLLAEDGGVLDDLMVTATPTGIYVVVNGAVKHQDIAYLRANLPDSIAINHLEDRALLALQGPKAVAAISRVVPGVDQLYFMEADLFLWGEVPLWISRSGYTGEDGVEISVAAEHVEALADALSAQLEVKPIGLGARDSLRMEAGLPLYGHDMDPTTDPVEGNASFAVSKRRRQEGGFNGAEPILKALSEGPKRKLVGFSVEGKMPVREGAPIFAGDTQVGVVTSGGFAPSVGAPIAMGYVAAGHNSIGTALEAEVRGKRVPLTVAQMPFIPHRYHRKGAPK; from the coding sequence ATGAGCGACGACACCGAAATTCTGACGCTGCCATTGGATGGCTGGCACCGCGCGAAGGGCGCACGAATGGTGCCGTTCGCAGGCTATGCGATGCCGATCCAGTATGAAGGCATTATGGCCGAACATCTTTGGACGCGCGAACATGCAGGGCTGTTCGACGTGTCGCATATGGGGCAGCTTATCCTTTCCGGTGACGATGTGGCTGGCGCTTTGGAAAGGCTGGTTCCAGGTGATGTTTCGGCGCTTAAGGAAGGGCGGATGCGCTATTCCTTGCTGCTTGCCGAAGATGGCGGCGTGCTCGATGACCTGATGGTCACGGCAACTCCCACCGGCATCTACGTCGTCGTCAATGGGGCGGTAAAGCATCAGGACATCGCATACCTGCGAGCTAACCTGCCGGACAGCATAGCGATCAACCATCTTGAAGACCGCGCACTGCTCGCGCTGCAGGGTCCCAAAGCCGTTGCCGCGATTTCGCGGGTCGTGCCCGGCGTCGACCAGCTTTATTTTATGGAGGCCGACCTGTTCCTATGGGGTGAAGTGCCGCTCTGGATCAGCCGCTCGGGCTATACTGGCGAGGATGGCGTCGAGATTTCTGTTGCTGCAGAGCATGTCGAGGCGCTCGCGGATGCGCTCAGCGCCCAGTTGGAAGTCAAGCCCATCGGATTGGGCGCGCGTGATTCGCTGCGGATGGAGGCGGGCTTGCCGCTGTATGGCCATGATATGGACCCGACCACCGATCCGGTTGAGGGCAATGCCAGCTTTGCCGTATCAAAACGCCGCCGTCAGGAAGGCGGCTTTAATGGTGCGGAGCCAATTCTGAAGGCGCTGTCCGAAGGGCCTAAACGCAAGCTGGTCGGCTTTTCCGTGGAGGGCAAGATGCCGGTGCGCGAAGGCGCGCCGATTTTTGCCGGCGACACGCAAGTGGGCGTCGTGACGTCCGGCGGCTTTGCCCCCAGTGTCGGTGCACCGATCGCTATGGGCTATGTTGCTGCCGGTCATAACAGCATTGGAACGGCGCTGGAGGCCGAGGTGCGCGGTAAGCGCGTGCCGCTCACGGTCGCGCAAATGCCATTCATTCCCCATCGCTATCACCGGAAAGGAGCCCCAAAATGA
- a CDS encoding NAD(P)H-binding protein yields the protein MKKIVIAGATGLVGKQLVAALAVQEGVETHILVRRKLGRVPDGVIVHEATVADWGGEVTAIKAEVAISCLGTTMKTAGSKEAFRAVDFGMVSDLATAAHQAGARHMIAVTSVGASASANNFYLRTKGEAEAAIMQAGFDRVDFLRPGLLTGGERPESRPGESIASLLAPLTDILMLGGLRRYRSIPARIVAQAAANLALTGGDGRHIHENESIRALAG from the coding sequence ATGAAAAAAATTGTCATTGCGGGCGCGACCGGGTTGGTTGGCAAGCAATTGGTTGCCGCCTTGGCGGTGCAAGAAGGCGTCGAAACACATATCCTTGTCCGTCGCAAACTGGGGCGTGTTCCCGATGGTGTGATCGTGCATGAAGCAACGGTTGCGGATTGGGGAGGTGAAGTTACGGCGATCAAAGCCGAAGTCGCGATTTCCTGCCTAGGTACAACAATGAAAACAGCCGGATCGAAAGAGGCATTCCGCGCAGTCGATTTCGGTATGGTATCTGACTTAGCTACTGCAGCGCATCAAGCAGGCGCGCGGCACATGATCGCGGTCACTTCAGTAGGCGCGTCAGCATCGGCGAACAATTTTTACCTCAGAACCAAAGGTGAGGCGGAAGCCGCCATTATGCAAGCCGGCTTTGACCGTGTCGACTTCCTGCGGCCTGGACTGCTGACGGGTGGCGAGCGTCCTGAAAGCCGCCCCGGCGAAAGCATCGCCTCATTGCTTGCGCCGTTGACCGACATTTTGATGCTGGGAGGGCTCCGCCGCTATCGCTCGATTCCCGCGCGCATAGTCGCTCAGGCCGCGGCTAATCTGGCACTTACTGGCGGCGACGGGCGACATATCCACGAAAATGAATCAATCCGCGCGCTCGCCGGTTGA
- a CDS encoding deoxyguanosinetriphosphate triphosphohydrolase gives MQMRVSYSCDPYSSRGRLYPEPSSQARGPRNIFQRDRDRIIHSIAFRRLRYKTQVFIAPDGDHYRVRLTHSLEVAQIGRTIARALGLDEDLTEALCLAHDIGHPPFGHAGEDALEAAMAPYGGFDHNAQTLRTLSKLESPYPLWPGLNLSWELMEGLAKHNGPVHDLNWALREIDEVFPLGLQQFASLEAQIAAISDDIAYDNHDIDDGIRAGLLTLDQLLELPFVERRWREICDRYPGARHETLLRELIREQIGVMVNDVIETTRARIAAAGIETADDVRAAGRTIGGFSDELADRERMLKNFMYANLYHHPTQLEAAEHAAKVVADLFAAYSTDARLLPQEWRDSLPIEQPARARHIGDFLAGMTDRFAMNCHREIFGGKIEGLGK, from the coding sequence ATGCAGATGCGTGTATCCTATTCCTGCGATCCCTACAGCAGCCGGGGCCGACTGTATCCAGAACCGAGCAGTCAAGCGCGTGGCCCGCGTAATATATTCCAGCGCGATCGCGATCGCATCATTCACTCGATTGCCTTCCGCCGTCTGCGTTACAAGACCCAGGTGTTTATTGCGCCCGACGGTGATCATTATCGCGTTCGTCTGACCCATAGCCTCGAAGTGGCGCAGATCGGTCGCACCATTGCCCGTGCGTTGGGGTTGGATGAGGATCTGACCGAGGCCCTGTGTCTTGCCCATGATATCGGCCATCCGCCCTTCGGTCATGCGGGGGAGGATGCGCTTGAGGCCGCAATGGCTCCCTATGGCGGGTTTGATCATAATGCTCAGACGCTGCGCACATTATCGAAACTGGAAAGCCCCTATCCGCTCTGGCCCGGCTTGAACCTCAGTTGGGAATTGATGGAGGGCTTGGCCAAGCATAACGGGCCCGTTCATGACCTCAATTGGGCTTTGCGCGAAATCGACGAGGTGTTTCCCTTAGGGCTGCAGCAATTTGCCTCGCTTGAGGCACAGATAGCGGCGATTTCAGACGACATCGCCTATGATAATCATGACATTGACGATGGTATTCGCGCCGGCCTGCTCACGCTCGATCAACTGCTTGAACTTCCCTTCGTCGAACGGCGTTGGCGCGAGATTTGCGATCGCTATCCAGGCGCTCGCCATGAAACACTTCTTCGCGAGCTGATCCGCGAACAGATTGGCGTGATGGTCAACGACGTGATTGAAACGACGAGGGCGCGCATTGCAGCTGCCGGCATTGAAACGGCCGATGATGTTCGTGCGGCCGGGCGGACCATCGGCGGCTTTTCCGATGAACTGGCAGATCGAGAGCGCATGCTGAAAAATTTCATGTACGCCAATCTCTACCATCACCCTACACAATTGGAGGCGGCCGAGCATGCAGCGAAAGTTGTCGCTGATCTGTTCGCAGCCTATAGCACCGACGCGCGGCTCCTGCCGCAGGAATGGCGGGATAGCCTACCGATAGAGCAGCCTGCTCGCGCACGCCATATCGGTGATTTCCTTGCCGGCATGACGGATCGTTTCGCGATGAATTGTCATCGAGAGATTTTCGGCGGGAAGATAGAGGGGCTGGGCAAATGA